One stretch of Juglans microcarpa x Juglans regia isolate MS1-56 chromosome 3D, Jm3101_v1.0, whole genome shotgun sequence DNA includes these proteins:
- the LOC121256243 gene encoding subtilisin-like protease SBT3.8 isoform X4 — protein sequence MIRPSKTHVGRPVSTRVAYFSSRGPGSVAPAILKPDVAAPGVNILAAVPPSSPGIAFEFQSGTSMATPHVSGIVALLKSLHSDWSPAVIKSAIVTTAWTTDPYGEPIYAEGEPMKLADAFDYGGGIVNGNRAADPGLVYDMGTTDYIQYLCAMGYKNSDISQVTGNPAFCPMKQPSILNLNFPSITIPTLRNSTTITRTVTNVGAVYSRYVALVEPPLGISIAVKPDILIFNSIIKAISFTVTVSSSHKVTTGYSFGSLTWSDGVHSVRSPISVRTEMIESYD from the exons ATGATTAGGCCTTCAAAAACACATGTTGGCAGACCTGTATCTACCAGGGTGGCATACTTCTCATCCAGAGGACCTGGCTCAGTTGCCCCAGCAATACTAAAG CCAGATGTAGCAGCCCCGGGCGTCAACATACTAGCAGCAGTTCCTCCTAGTAGTCCAGGAATTGCATTTGAGTTCCAATCAGGAACATCCATGGCAACTCCCCATGTCTCAGGCATTGTAGCCTTGCTCAAATCACTGCACTCAGATTGGTCCCCAGCTGTAATTAAATCTGCAATTGTTACTACAG CATGGACTACTGATCCATACGGGGAACCAATATATGCGGAAGGGGAGCCAATGAAACTTGCAGATGCATTTGATTATGGAGGTGGAATTGTTAATGGGAATAGGGCAGCAGATCCTGGCCTTGTCTATGACATGGGGACAACAGATTACATTCAATACCTCTGCGCCATGGGCTATAAAAACTCAGACATTTCCCAGGTTACAGGTAATCCAGCATTCTGTCCCATGAAGCAGCCCTCTATCCTGAACTTAAACTTCCCTTCTATAACCATCCCAACTCTTAGAAACTCAACAACTATTACCAGAACCGTTACAAATGTTGGCGCAGTTTACTCCAGATATGTGGCCCTTGTTGAGCCTCCACTTGGCATATCTATAGCGGTAAAACCTGATATATTGATCTTCAATTCTATTATCAAGGCCATCTCCTTCACTGTCACAGTTTCCTCTTCTCATAAAGTAACCACAGGATACTCTTTCGGAAGCTTGACTTGGAGTGATGGAGTGCATTCTGTACGAAGTCCAATATCTGTGAGGACTGAGATGATAGAATCTTACGATTGA
- the LOC121256243 gene encoding subtilisin-like protease SBT3.6 isoform X1, which produces MKSVRRCKNRNTTLLSLFMFLLFLYEPHSIPTLAEAKRNVYIVYMGKGQRHDPKLLLETHLEILTGVLGSKEASAEAMVYSYKHGFTGFAAKLTGTQAQIISELPTVVQVIPNRFYKLQTTRSWDYLQLDSYSPKNILHKSQMGDGVIIGVLDTGIWPESEVFRDEGLGPIPSRWKGACESGEQFDARKTCNRKLIGARYFIKGLHAEYGKPFNITEYQDYLSPRDSIGHGTHTSATAGGFFKANVSYNGLGFGTVRGGAPLARLALYKVCWKLYEEGICASVDILKAFDKAIHDGVDVISLSIAPSLPLFSDIDTYNGISVGAFHAAENGITVVCAAGNVGPSALTIENTAPWVITVAASTIDRSFPTRISLGNNWTTMGQAMFTGRGTGFTNLVYPEVAELLTPRYCESLSPNDTWSAGHVVLCFTSGSNQSVVEDAAWSVKEIGCLGLIIAEKPKNSLYSCDDNFPCVRVSYDIGMQILNYIRSTRNPQVMIRPSKTHVGRPVSTRVAYFSSRGPGSVAPAILKPDVAAPGVNILAAVPPSSPGIAFEFQSGTSMATPHVSGIVALLKSLHSDWSPAVIKSAIVTTAWTTDPYGEPIYAEGEPMKLADAFDYGGGIVNGNRAADPGLVYDMGTTDYIQYLCAMGYKNSDISQVTGNPAFCPMKQPSILNLNFPSITIPTLRNSTTITRTVTNVGAVYSRYVALVEPPLGISIAVKPDILIFNSIIKAISFTVTVSSSHKVTTGYSFGSLTWSDGVHSVRSPISVRTEMIESYD; this is translated from the exons ATGAAGTCAGTCCGACGTTGTAAGAACCGCAACACAACTCTCTTGTCCCTTTTcatgtttcttctttttctataCGAGCCACATTCCATCCCCACTCTTGCAGAAgccaaaagaaat GTTTACATCGTTTATATGGGAAAAGGGCAGCGGCATGATCCGAAGCTTCTTCTGGAAACCCATCTTGAAATTCTCACTGGAGTACTTGGAAG CAAAGAAGCATCTGCAGAAGCCATGGTCTACAGTTACAAACATGGCTTCACTGGCTTTGCAGCCAAGCTAACAGGAACTCAAGCACAGATTATTTCag AGTTACCAACTGTGGTTCAAGTCATACCCAATCGCTTTTATAAGTTGCAAACTACAAGAAGCTGGGACTACCTGCAACTAGATTCATATTCTCCAAAAAATATCCTGCATAAGTCCCAAATGGGTGATGGCGTCATCATTGGTGTACTCGATACTG GGATATGGCCAGAATCTGAAGTTTTCAGAGATGAAGGTCTAGGACCAATCCCTTCTCGATGGAAGGGTGCATGCGAATCAGGTGAGCAGTTCGATGCAAGGAAGACCTGTAATAGAAAACTAATTGGAGCTCGTTATTTCATCAAGGGACTCCACGCTGAGTATGGAAAGCCATTCAACATTACTGAATACCAGGACTACTTATCTCCTAGAGATTCAATTGGACATGGCACACACACATCTGCAACTGCCGGTGGCTTCTTCAAGGCCAATGTGAGCTACAACGGGCTAGGTTTTGGAACAGTGAGGGGTGGTGCACCCCTGGCTAGACTGGCTCTGTATAAAGTCTGCTGGAAGCTGTATGAAGAAGGAATATGTGCGAGTGTTGACATTCTGAAAGCCTTTGACAAAGCCATACATGATGGGGTAGATGTAATATCACTGTCCATTGCCCCTAGTTTGCCATTGTTTTCTGACATTGACACCTATAATGGGATCTCCGTTGGTGCTTTCCATGCTGCGGAAAATGGGATAACTGTTGTATGTGCTGCTGGAAATGTAGGCCCAAGTGCTCTAACAATAGAGAACACAGCACCATGGGTCATTACTGTTGCAGCAAGCACTATTGACCGGTCGTTCCCTACGCGCATCTCCCTTGGAAACAACTGGACTACAATG GGTCAAGCAATGTTCACAGGACGGGGTACGGGATTCACCAATCTGGTGTACCCTGAAGTCGCAGAACTCCTAACTCCTCG TTATTGTGAGTCTCTTTCTCCGAATGATACTTGGTCAGCCGGACATGTTGTGCTCTGCTTCACGTCAGGTTCTAATCAAAGTGTAGTAGAGGATGCTGCATGGTCTGTCAAAGAGATTGGTTGTTTGGGGCTAATTATCGCTGAAAAACCCAAAAATTCCCTGTATTCATGCGACGATAACTTCCCATGTGTTCGAGTAAGCTATGATATAGGCATGCAGATACTCAACTACATTCGCTCTACCAG GAACCCACAGGTTATGATTAGGCCTTCAAAAACACATGTTGGCAGACCTGTATCTACCAGGGTGGCATACTTCTCATCCAGAGGACCTGGCTCAGTTGCCCCAGCAATACTAAAG CCAGATGTAGCAGCCCCGGGCGTCAACATACTAGCAGCAGTTCCTCCTAGTAGTCCAGGAATTGCATTTGAGTTCCAATCAGGAACATCCATGGCAACTCCCCATGTCTCAGGCATTGTAGCCTTGCTCAAATCACTGCACTCAGATTGGTCCCCAGCTGTAATTAAATCTGCAATTGTTACTACAG CATGGACTACTGATCCATACGGGGAACCAATATATGCGGAAGGGGAGCCAATGAAACTTGCAGATGCATTTGATTATGGAGGTGGAATTGTTAATGGGAATAGGGCAGCAGATCCTGGCCTTGTCTATGACATGGGGACAACAGATTACATTCAATACCTCTGCGCCATGGGCTATAAAAACTCAGACATTTCCCAGGTTACAGGTAATCCAGCATTCTGTCCCATGAAGCAGCCCTCTATCCTGAACTTAAACTTCCCTTCTATAACCATCCCAACTCTTAGAAACTCAACAACTATTACCAGAACCGTTACAAATGTTGGCGCAGTTTACTCCAGATATGTGGCCCTTGTTGAGCCTCCACTTGGCATATCTATAGCGGTAAAACCTGATATATTGATCTTCAATTCTATTATCAAGGCCATCTCCTTCACTGTCACAGTTTCCTCTTCTCATAAAGTAACCACAGGATACTCTTTCGGAAGCTTGACTTGGAGTGATGGAGTGCATTCTGTACGAAGTCCAATATCTGTGAGGACTGAGATGATAGAATCTTACGATTGA
- the LOC121256243 gene encoding subtilisin-like protease SBT3.6 isoform X3, translating into MKSVRRCKNRNTTLLSLFMFLLFLYEPHSIPTLAEAKRNVYIVYMGKGQRHDPKLLLETHLEILTGVLGSKEASAEAMVYSYKHGFTGFAAKLTGTQAQIISELPTVVQVIPNRFYKLQTTRSWDYLQLDSYSPKNILHKSQMGDGVIIGVLDTGIWPESEVFRDEGLGPIPSRWKGACESGEQFDARKTCNRKLIGARYFIKGLHAEYGKPFNITEYQDYLSPRDSIGHGTHTSATAGGFFKANVSYNGLGFGTVRGGAPLARLALYKVCWKLYEEGICASVDILKAFDKAIHDGVDVISLSIAPSLPLFSDIDTYNGISVGAFHAAENGITVVCAAGNVGPSALTIENTAPWVITVAASTIDRSFPTRISLGNNWTTMGQAMFTGRGTGFTNLVYPEVAELLTPRYCESLSPNDTWSAGHVVLCFTSGSNQSVVEDAAWSVKEIGCLGLIIAEKPKNSLYSCDDNFPCVRVSYDIGMQILNYIRSTSCRRNPQVMIRPSKTHVGRPVSTRVAYFSSRGPGSVAPAILKPDVAAPGVNILAAVPPSSPGIAFEFQSGTSMATPHVSGIVALLKSLHSDWSPAVIKSAIVTTAWTTDPYGEPIYAEGEPMKLADAFDYGGGIVNGNRAADPGLVYDMGTTDYIQYLCAMGYKNSDISQVTGNPAFCPMKQPSILNLNFPSITIPTLRNSTTITRTVTNVGAVYSRYVALVEPPLGISIAVKPDILIFNSIIKAISFTVTVSSSHKVTTGYSFGSLTWSDGVHSVRSPISVRTEMIESYD; encoded by the exons ATGAAGTCAGTCCGACGTTGTAAGAACCGCAACACAACTCTCTTGTCCCTTTTcatgtttcttctttttctataCGAGCCACATTCCATCCCCACTCTTGCAGAAgccaaaagaaat GTTTACATCGTTTATATGGGAAAAGGGCAGCGGCATGATCCGAAGCTTCTTCTGGAAACCCATCTTGAAATTCTCACTGGAGTACTTGGAAG CAAAGAAGCATCTGCAGAAGCCATGGTCTACAGTTACAAACATGGCTTCACTGGCTTTGCAGCCAAGCTAACAGGAACTCAAGCACAGATTATTTCag AGTTACCAACTGTGGTTCAAGTCATACCCAATCGCTTTTATAAGTTGCAAACTACAAGAAGCTGGGACTACCTGCAACTAGATTCATATTCTCCAAAAAATATCCTGCATAAGTCCCAAATGGGTGATGGCGTCATCATTGGTGTACTCGATACTG GGATATGGCCAGAATCTGAAGTTTTCAGAGATGAAGGTCTAGGACCAATCCCTTCTCGATGGAAGGGTGCATGCGAATCAGGTGAGCAGTTCGATGCAAGGAAGACCTGTAATAGAAAACTAATTGGAGCTCGTTATTTCATCAAGGGACTCCACGCTGAGTATGGAAAGCCATTCAACATTACTGAATACCAGGACTACTTATCTCCTAGAGATTCAATTGGACATGGCACACACACATCTGCAACTGCCGGTGGCTTCTTCAAGGCCAATGTGAGCTACAACGGGCTAGGTTTTGGAACAGTGAGGGGTGGTGCACCCCTGGCTAGACTGGCTCTGTATAAAGTCTGCTGGAAGCTGTATGAAGAAGGAATATGTGCGAGTGTTGACATTCTGAAAGCCTTTGACAAAGCCATACATGATGGGGTAGATGTAATATCACTGTCCATTGCCCCTAGTTTGCCATTGTTTTCTGACATTGACACCTATAATGGGATCTCCGTTGGTGCTTTCCATGCTGCGGAAAATGGGATAACTGTTGTATGTGCTGCTGGAAATGTAGGCCCAAGTGCTCTAACAATAGAGAACACAGCACCATGGGTCATTACTGTTGCAGCAAGCACTATTGACCGGTCGTTCCCTACGCGCATCTCCCTTGGAAACAACTGGACTACAATG GGTCAAGCAATGTTCACAGGACGGGGTACGGGATTCACCAATCTGGTGTACCCTGAAGTCGCAGAACTCCTAACTCCTCG TTATTGTGAGTCTCTTTCTCCGAATGATACTTGGTCAGCCGGACATGTTGTGCTCTGCTTCACGTCAGGTTCTAATCAAAGTGTAGTAGAGGATGCTGCATGGTCTGTCAAAGAGATTGGTTGTTTGGGGCTAATTATCGCTGAAAAACCCAAAAATTCCCTGTATTCATGCGACGATAACTTCCCATGTGTTCGAGTAAGCTATGATATAGGCATGCAGATACTCAACTACATTCGCTCTACCAG TTGTCGCAGGAACCCACAGGTTATGATTAGGCCTTCAAAAACACATGTTGGCAGACCTGTATCTACCAGGGTGGCATACTTCTCATCCAGAGGACCTGGCTCAGTTGCCCCAGCAATACTAAAG CCAGATGTAGCAGCCCCGGGCGTCAACATACTAGCAGCAGTTCCTCCTAGTAGTCCAGGAATTGCATTTGAGTTCCAATCAGGAACATCCATGGCAACTCCCCATGTCTCAGGCATTGTAGCCTTGCTCAAATCACTGCACTCAGATTGGTCCCCAGCTGTAATTAAATCTGCAATTGTTACTACAG CATGGACTACTGATCCATACGGGGAACCAATATATGCGGAAGGGGAGCCAATGAAACTTGCAGATGCATTTGATTATGGAGGTGGAATTGTTAATGGGAATAGGGCAGCAGATCCTGGCCTTGTCTATGACATGGGGACAACAGATTACATTCAATACCTCTGCGCCATGGGCTATAAAAACTCAGACATTTCCCAGGTTACAGGTAATCCAGCATTCTGTCCCATGAAGCAGCCCTCTATCCTGAACTTAAACTTCCCTTCTATAACCATCCCAACTCTTAGAAACTCAACAACTATTACCAGAACCGTTACAAATGTTGGCGCAGTTTACTCCAGATATGTGGCCCTTGTTGAGCCTCCACTTGGCATATCTATAGCGGTAAAACCTGATATATTGATCTTCAATTCTATTATCAAGGCCATCTCCTTCACTGTCACAGTTTCCTCTTCTCATAAAGTAACCACAGGATACTCTTTCGGAAGCTTGACTTGGAGTGATGGAGTGCATTCTGTACGAAGTCCAATATCTGTGAGGACTGAGATGATAGAATCTTACGATTGA
- the LOC121256243 gene encoding subtilisin-like protease SBT3.8 isoform X2, translated as MFTSFIWEKGSGMIRSFFWKPILKFSLEYLEELPTVVQVIPNRFYKLQTTRSWDYLQLDSYSPKNILHKSQMGDGVIIGVLDTGIWPESEVFRDEGLGPIPSRWKGACESGEQFDARKTCNRKLIGARYFIKGLHAEYGKPFNITEYQDYLSPRDSIGHGTHTSATAGGFFKANVSYNGLGFGTVRGGAPLARLALYKVCWKLYEEGICASVDILKAFDKAIHDGVDVISLSIAPSLPLFSDIDTYNGISVGAFHAAENGITVVCAAGNVGPSALTIENTAPWVITVAASTIDRSFPTRISLGNNWTTMGQAMFTGRGTGFTNLVYPEVAELLTPRYCESLSPNDTWSAGHVVLCFTSGSNQSVVEDAAWSVKEIGCLGLIIAEKPKNSLYSCDDNFPCVRVSYDIGMQILNYIRSTSCRRNPQVMIRPSKTHVGRPVSTRVAYFSSRGPGSVAPAILKPDVAAPGVNILAAVPPSSPGIAFEFQSGTSMATPHVSGIVALLKSLHSDWSPAVIKSAIVTTAWTTDPYGEPIYAEGEPMKLADAFDYGGGIVNGNRAADPGLVYDMGTTDYIQYLCAMGYKNSDISQVTGNPAFCPMKQPSILNLNFPSITIPTLRNSTTITRTVTNVGAVYSRYVALVEPPLGISIAVKPDILIFNSIIKAISFTVTVSSSHKVTTGYSFGSLTWSDGVHSVRSPISVRTEMIESYD; from the exons at GTTTACATCGTTTATATGGGAAAAGGGCAGCGGCATGATCCGAAGCTTCTTCTGGAAACCCATCTTGAAATTCTCACTGGAGTACTTGGAAG AGTTACCAACTGTGGTTCAAGTCATACCCAATCGCTTTTATAAGTTGCAAACTACAAGAAGCTGGGACTACCTGCAACTAGATTCATATTCTCCAAAAAATATCCTGCATAAGTCCCAAATGGGTGATGGCGTCATCATTGGTGTACTCGATACTG GGATATGGCCAGAATCTGAAGTTTTCAGAGATGAAGGTCTAGGACCAATCCCTTCTCGATGGAAGGGTGCATGCGAATCAGGTGAGCAGTTCGATGCAAGGAAGACCTGTAATAGAAAACTAATTGGAGCTCGTTATTTCATCAAGGGACTCCACGCTGAGTATGGAAAGCCATTCAACATTACTGAATACCAGGACTACTTATCTCCTAGAGATTCAATTGGACATGGCACACACACATCTGCAACTGCCGGTGGCTTCTTCAAGGCCAATGTGAGCTACAACGGGCTAGGTTTTGGAACAGTGAGGGGTGGTGCACCCCTGGCTAGACTGGCTCTGTATAAAGTCTGCTGGAAGCTGTATGAAGAAGGAATATGTGCGAGTGTTGACATTCTGAAAGCCTTTGACAAAGCCATACATGATGGGGTAGATGTAATATCACTGTCCATTGCCCCTAGTTTGCCATTGTTTTCTGACATTGACACCTATAATGGGATCTCCGTTGGTGCTTTCCATGCTGCGGAAAATGGGATAACTGTTGTATGTGCTGCTGGAAATGTAGGCCCAAGTGCTCTAACAATAGAGAACACAGCACCATGGGTCATTACTGTTGCAGCAAGCACTATTGACCGGTCGTTCCCTACGCGCATCTCCCTTGGAAACAACTGGACTACAATG GGTCAAGCAATGTTCACAGGACGGGGTACGGGATTCACCAATCTGGTGTACCCTGAAGTCGCAGAACTCCTAACTCCTCG TTATTGTGAGTCTCTTTCTCCGAATGATACTTGGTCAGCCGGACATGTTGTGCTCTGCTTCACGTCAGGTTCTAATCAAAGTGTAGTAGAGGATGCTGCATGGTCTGTCAAAGAGATTGGTTGTTTGGGGCTAATTATCGCTGAAAAACCCAAAAATTCCCTGTATTCATGCGACGATAACTTCCCATGTGTTCGAGTAAGCTATGATATAGGCATGCAGATACTCAACTACATTCGCTCTACCAG TTGTCGCAGGAACCCACAGGTTATGATTAGGCCTTCAAAAACACATGTTGGCAGACCTGTATCTACCAGGGTGGCATACTTCTCATCCAGAGGACCTGGCTCAGTTGCCCCAGCAATACTAAAG CCAGATGTAGCAGCCCCGGGCGTCAACATACTAGCAGCAGTTCCTCCTAGTAGTCCAGGAATTGCATTTGAGTTCCAATCAGGAACATCCATGGCAACTCCCCATGTCTCAGGCATTGTAGCCTTGCTCAAATCACTGCACTCAGATTGGTCCCCAGCTGTAATTAAATCTGCAATTGTTACTACAG CATGGACTACTGATCCATACGGGGAACCAATATATGCGGAAGGGGAGCCAATGAAACTTGCAGATGCATTTGATTATGGAGGTGGAATTGTTAATGGGAATAGGGCAGCAGATCCTGGCCTTGTCTATGACATGGGGACAACAGATTACATTCAATACCTCTGCGCCATGGGCTATAAAAACTCAGACATTTCCCAGGTTACAGGTAATCCAGCATTCTGTCCCATGAAGCAGCCCTCTATCCTGAACTTAAACTTCCCTTCTATAACCATCCCAACTCTTAGAAACTCAACAACTATTACCAGAACCGTTACAAATGTTGGCGCAGTTTACTCCAGATATGTGGCCCTTGTTGAGCCTCCACTTGGCATATCTATAGCGGTAAAACCTGATATATTGATCTTCAATTCTATTATCAAGGCCATCTCCTTCACTGTCACAGTTTCCTCTTCTCATAAAGTAACCACAGGATACTCTTTCGGAAGCTTGACTTGGAGTGATGGAGTGCATTCTGTACGAAGTCCAATATCTGTGAGGACTGAGATGATAGAATCTTACGATTGA